A part of Myxococcus landrumus genomic DNA contains:
- a CDS encoding tetratricopeptide repeat protein, with the protein MVFVRKSVIALSAVLLLGAAEPSESARASFVRGESALSSGRLEQAAAAYREALSATPGYAAALNGLGSVLFRQGQMKDAIARFQEATEADPEHKMAFFNLGYAARKVSDWATAARAYSRYVELEPADADGYYGLAESHRLLGDRTQAIAAYQGYILREKRPAEQVWVQKARGHLKALGGEPLPANAQVVDSRRIAAPVSTAASTPAVMTPVAAVKETTPAVAVASTPETREKSNTPAPATTTGGAPQDVERPQEPIPFPSTRAASEPSPERTPNPALAAARIRDGDALMKERRYREAAFAFLDASHADSGHVEALFKLGNALAVLGYYGQAVEKWESVSRLTQDATIRQSAQDNITRARAKQAQAGTSPQAAGLAPGSGPVADTTRAQARRAYEQGVQRIGAKDFTTALTHLSQAIQLEPMLAVAYTARGSANIGLRRYAEAAADYQFALELEPQSASPLYGLAESYRALGRNAEARGLYERYAASSAADVRPQLQEESRQKASKLR; encoded by the coding sequence ATGGTTTTCGTGCGCAAGTCCGTCATCGCCCTATCCGCGGTGTTGCTGCTCGGCGCGGCGGAGCCGTCCGAGTCCGCTCGGGCCTCCTTTGTCCGTGGTGAGTCGGCGTTGTCTTCAGGCCGGCTGGAGCAGGCCGCCGCCGCGTATCGCGAGGCCCTGTCCGCCACACCCGGCTATGCCGCCGCGCTCAACGGTCTGGGCAGCGTGCTCTTCCGGCAAGGCCAGATGAAGGACGCCATCGCGCGCTTTCAGGAGGCCACGGAAGCGGACCCCGAGCACAAGATGGCCTTCTTCAACCTGGGCTATGCCGCGCGCAAGGTGAGCGATTGGGCCACCGCGGCCCGCGCCTACTCGCGCTACGTGGAGCTGGAGCCCGCCGACGCGGATGGCTACTACGGCCTGGCGGAGAGCCACCGGTTGCTCGGCGACCGGACGCAGGCGATTGCCGCGTACCAGGGCTACATCCTCCGGGAGAAGCGCCCGGCCGAGCAGGTCTGGGTGCAGAAGGCACGCGGACACCTGAAGGCCCTGGGCGGAGAGCCGCTTCCCGCGAATGCGCAGGTCGTGGACTCGCGCCGCATCGCCGCGCCGGTGTCCACGGCGGCCTCGACGCCCGCGGTGATGACGCCCGTGGCCGCCGTGAAGGAGACCACTCCAGCCGTGGCGGTCGCGTCCACGCCGGAGACGCGCGAGAAGTCGAACACGCCCGCGCCCGCTACCACGACAGGTGGCGCGCCCCAGGACGTGGAGCGTCCGCAGGAGCCCATTCCCTTCCCGTCGACGCGGGCGGCCTCGGAGCCTTCGCCGGAGCGCACGCCGAACCCCGCGCTCGCGGCCGCGCGCATCCGCGACGGTGATGCGCTGATGAAGGAGCGTCGCTATCGCGAGGCCGCTTTCGCGTTCCTCGACGCGTCGCACGCGGACTCGGGTCATGTGGAGGCGCTCTTCAAGCTGGGCAACGCGCTGGCGGTGCTCGGCTACTACGGGCAGGCGGTGGAGAAGTGGGAGTCGGTGAGCCGGCTGACCCAGGACGCCACGATTCGCCAGAGCGCACAGGACAACATCACGCGGGCACGCGCGAAGCAGGCCCAGGCGGGGACGTCGCCGCAGGCGGCGGGATTGGCGCCTGGCTCCGGTCCTGTCGCGGACACGACGCGCGCCCAGGCCCGGAGGGCCTATGAGCAAGGGGTGCAGCGCATCGGCGCGAAGGACTTCACCACCGCGCTGACGCATCTTTCACAAGCCATCCAACTGGAGCCCATGCTGGCGGTGGCCTACACCGCGCGAGGCAGCGCCAACATCGGGCTGCGCCGCTACGCGGAGGCCGCGGCGGACTATCAGTTCGCGTTGGAGCTGGAGCCCCAGTCGGCCTCGCCCCTGTATGGACTGGCTGAATCCTACCGCGCCCTCGGACGCAATGCCGAGGCCCGAGGTCTCTACGAGCGCTACGCCGCCTCGTCCGCCGCGGACGTACGGCCTCAGCTCCAGGAGGAATCTCGACAGAAGGCGTCGAAGCTGCGTTGA
- a CDS encoding adenylosuccinate synthase has protein sequence MPNVVVIGAQWGDEGKGKVVDLLTEHAQVVVRFQGGNNAGHTLVVGGQKTVLHLIPSGILHQGKTCVIGNGVVVDPAVLVGEIDALKARGFLKEDAQLLISDNAHVIFPWHKLLDSFREKARGGAAIGTTGRGIGPSYEDKVARRGIRVRDLLNSDRLRKRIEERLPQALDELKDLCAKAGVPVPQLEVPQVLAEFSALGERLKPYVHDVSLFLSEQVRRGARILFEGAQGTLLDVDHGTYPFVTSSNCVAGNAAVGSGLGPTAIDKVMGISKAYTTRVGGGPFPTELNDATGDQLRKVGDEFGATTGRPRRCGWLDGVVLRYAVRVNGLWGLALTKLDVLSGLKSVQLCNAYELDGQKVTELPGDYEDLARVKPVFETLPGWDEKLTGVRSFEELPENAKRYVRRVEEISGVPVVCVSVGADRGETVLLQNPFRS, from the coding sequence ATGCCGAACGTCGTCGTCATCGGAGCGCAGTGGGGAGATGAGGGTAAGGGCAAGGTCGTTGACCTGCTCACCGAGCATGCCCAGGTGGTCGTCCGCTTCCAGGGCGGCAACAACGCGGGCCATACGCTCGTGGTGGGTGGCCAGAAGACGGTGCTGCACCTGATTCCGTCGGGCATCCTTCACCAGGGCAAGACCTGTGTCATTGGCAACGGAGTCGTGGTGGACCCCGCGGTCCTCGTGGGGGAGATCGACGCGCTCAAGGCGCGCGGCTTCCTCAAGGAGGACGCGCAGCTCCTCATCTCCGACAATGCCCACGTCATCTTCCCGTGGCACAAGCTGTTGGACTCCTTCCGTGAGAAGGCGCGCGGTGGCGCTGCCATTGGCACCACCGGCCGCGGAATCGGACCGTCCTATGAGGACAAGGTCGCGCGTCGCGGCATCCGCGTGCGGGACCTGCTCAACTCGGACCGTCTGCGCAAGCGCATCGAGGAGCGGCTGCCCCAGGCGCTCGACGAGCTGAAGGACCTGTGCGCCAAGGCCGGCGTGCCCGTGCCGCAGCTCGAGGTGCCTCAGGTGCTGGCGGAGTTCTCCGCCCTGGGCGAGCGCCTCAAGCCCTACGTCCACGATGTCTCGCTGTTCCTTTCGGAGCAGGTGCGTCGCGGCGCGCGCATCCTCTTCGAGGGCGCGCAGGGCACGCTGCTCGACGTGGACCACGGCACCTATCCCTTCGTCACGTCGTCCAACTGCGTGGCGGGCAACGCGGCGGTGGGCTCGGGCCTGGGGCCCACGGCCATCGACAAGGTGATGGGCATCAGCAAGGCCTACACGACGCGCGTGGGCGGTGGACCGTTCCCCACGGAGCTCAACGACGCGACGGGCGACCAGCTCCGCAAGGTCGGCGATGAGTTCGGTGCGACCACGGGCCGTCCGCGCCGCTGCGGTTGGTTGGATGGCGTGGTGCTGCGCTACGCGGTGCGCGTCAACGGCCTGTGGGGCCTGGCGCTCACCAAGCTGGACGTGTTGAGCGGGCTCAAGTCCGTGCAGCTCTGCAACGCGTACGAGCTGGATGGCCAGAAGGTCACCGAACTGCCCGGCGACTACGAAGACCTCGCGCGGGTCAAGCCCGTCTTCGAGACGCTTCCCGGTTGGGACGAGAAGCTCACGGGGGTGCGCAGCTTCGAGGAGCTGCCGGAGAACGCCAAGCGCTACGTCCGCCGCGTGGAGGAGATCAGCGGCGTCCCCGTGGTGTGTGTCTCCGTGGGCGCCGACCGCGGCGAGACGGTGTTGCTCCAGAATCCGTTCCGGAGCTGA
- a CDS encoding UvrD-helicase domain-containing protein yields MSTGPSLLALERNLALMAGAGAGKTYSLVTMTLHLLAGAREAGAALRPARLCMLTFTDKAAAEMRSRVRQRLDGLAQGEARLDQEVELRASLERLERPFPLPEVWRRLREELNSATVGTFHSLCGQLLRRAPPAVGIDPSFEVLDELEASSLVQDVCERVVLDALEEGDAQVRELCQELGFSGSGFSDGLVAALVSVYGKLREEGLRAASAAVGDVAAAREEFDDALTECLRLCSDARALDAKGEWGQLVGALEKALNGMTAENFQKGDRYPWLRACFATDTRNIARLSKGAAGPVRELYWRIYKSKSGGTVRMLVDAWAAWHTAPFEATFRELLGRVETRHDAEFSRRNVFDFTSLLVKARDLLRDHPEFRRQVQERVGALLVDEFQDTNRLQLELVLLLAERREEGPRELTPDADLVSALPLEPAFLCAVGDRKQSIYEFRGADVSVFTLLAKKVEDEGGARGFLQHNRRSVPGLLSFFNHAFAGMLVAADSQAPRPFEVIYVPEEDDLSPVRESLTEAPVVERLHLEEQETAGDLRWLDADCMARRLRILLAPGAVPTVAREDGEGARPARGGDVAMLFRTFTHLEVYRQALIRHGVPHRVLRGRGFYGAQEVLDLASLLSLLADSEDSLAFAAVLRSPLVGLSDASLFQLAGEQPLSLASPRLTDRSVLEALPEQDRVRLEGFLAALPSLRRERDRLGVRELLLAALDLTGYREALAGSPYAEQASANVEKLLSLASRRDERGTGGCVAFARELRMLAESTPNEAQADLLDAGDPRAVQLLTIHRAKGLEWPVVVVPGMGGRRRSTSARAHFERSHGIALRPWVTDSVESYTSNRFEAVRQELKSREDAEYRRLLYVALTRAKDLLILSGGEEPRSGKDSWWHLVDARLEDVATRELVSDVDVDDLPPPADPEPPGPEELARAGARVEAALLRVRGGSLEMSEAPGRISVPVSAVQDFLVCPRRFHYVHRLGLRGAAWPWETPTRTEPLLVEPDGWMSTKSPDALVRELLRRADLRLCATRDVDVTERRAHLESLLRTAGMLPEEEGMEAVLDTVERFLRTDFARALAESPSREVHRGLSFSLALEEDEDLSLEGEVDVLWESPRGEAVLIAYKSGSRHPLGPAAYTHELTALELVARRMVRPGVPIRVGVVFLAEAKPEPEWRVDKEGLEDAAVRLAGAARALARGEVRGAWSGRERPTCQALHCGFSEHCHPAPSAC; encoded by the coding sequence ATGAGCACGGGACCTTCTCTCCTCGCGCTGGAGCGCAACCTCGCGCTGATGGCGGGCGCCGGCGCGGGCAAGACGTACAGCCTGGTGACGATGACGCTGCACCTCCTGGCCGGGGCCCGCGAGGCGGGCGCCGCGTTGCGCCCCGCGCGTCTGTGTATGCTGACGTTCACGGACAAGGCCGCGGCGGAGATGCGCTCGCGTGTGCGTCAACGTCTGGATGGACTGGCGCAAGGGGAGGCGCGGCTCGACCAGGAAGTGGAGCTGCGAGCATCGCTGGAGCGCCTGGAGCGGCCGTTCCCGTTGCCGGAGGTGTGGCGGCGGCTTCGCGAGGAGCTGAACTCGGCCACGGTGGGCACGTTCCACTCGCTCTGTGGGCAGTTGTTGCGGCGAGCGCCACCGGCGGTGGGCATCGACCCGAGCTTCGAGGTGCTGGACGAACTGGAGGCCTCCAGTCTCGTGCAGGACGTGTGTGAGCGCGTGGTGTTGGATGCCCTCGAGGAGGGTGACGCGCAGGTGCGCGAGCTCTGCCAGGAGCTGGGATTCTCGGGCTCGGGCTTCTCCGATGGGCTGGTGGCCGCGCTGGTGTCGGTCTACGGCAAGCTGCGCGAGGAAGGACTGCGCGCCGCGTCCGCCGCCGTGGGGGATGTGGCCGCGGCGCGTGAGGAGTTCGACGACGCGCTGACGGAGTGTCTGCGGTTGTGCTCGGACGCGCGGGCGCTGGACGCGAAGGGAGAGTGGGGGCAGTTGGTGGGGGCGCTGGAGAAGGCGCTCAACGGGATGACGGCGGAGAACTTCCAGAAGGGAGACCGCTACCCGTGGCTGCGGGCCTGCTTCGCGACGGACACCCGCAACATCGCGCGCCTGAGCAAGGGCGCCGCCGGGCCCGTGCGTGAGCTGTACTGGCGCATCTACAAGAGCAAGAGCGGTGGAACGGTGCGCATGCTGGTCGACGCCTGGGCCGCGTGGCACACCGCGCCCTTCGAGGCGACCTTCCGCGAGCTGCTCGGCCGCGTGGAGACCCGCCACGACGCGGAGTTCTCGCGCCGCAACGTGTTCGACTTCACGTCCTTGCTGGTGAAGGCGAGAGATCTGCTGCGGGACCACCCCGAGTTCCGTCGTCAGGTGCAGGAGCGCGTGGGTGCGCTGCTGGTGGACGAGTTCCAGGACACCAACCGGCTTCAGCTCGAGCTGGTGTTGCTGCTCGCGGAGCGGCGGGAGGAGGGGCCGCGCGAGTTGACGCCGGACGCGGACCTGGTGTCCGCGCTGCCCTTGGAGCCCGCGTTCCTCTGCGCGGTGGGAGACCGCAAGCAGTCCATCTACGAGTTCCGTGGCGCGGATGTCTCCGTGTTCACGCTGCTCGCGAAGAAGGTGGAGGACGAGGGAGGGGCGCGAGGTTTCCTCCAGCACAACCGCCGCTCGGTGCCGGGGCTGTTGTCGTTCTTCAATCACGCCTTCGCGGGCATGCTGGTGGCCGCGGACTCTCAAGCGCCGCGCCCGTTCGAGGTCATCTACGTCCCGGAGGAGGATGACCTGTCCCCGGTCCGCGAGTCGCTCACGGAAGCCCCCGTGGTGGAGCGGCTGCACCTGGAGGAACAGGAGACGGCGGGAGACCTGCGCTGGCTGGATGCGGACTGCATGGCGCGGCGGCTGCGCATCCTCCTGGCGCCGGGCGCCGTGCCCACCGTGGCTCGCGAGGATGGCGAAGGGGCTCGCCCCGCGCGTGGTGGTGACGTGGCGATGTTGTTCCGGACCTTCACGCACCTGGAGGTTTACCGGCAGGCGCTCATCCGTCACGGAGTGCCGCACCGGGTGCTGCGAGGGCGAGGCTTCTACGGCGCGCAGGAAGTGCTGGACCTGGCCTCGTTGCTGTCGCTGCTCGCGGACTCGGAGGACTCGCTGGCCTTCGCCGCGGTGTTGCGTTCTCCGCTCGTGGGCTTGTCGGACGCGTCGCTGTTCCAGCTCGCGGGAGAGCAGCCGCTGTCGTTGGCGTCACCCCGGCTGACGGACCGCTCGGTGTTGGAGGCGCTTCCCGAGCAGGACCGTGTGCGGCTGGAGGGCTTCCTCGCGGCGTTGCCCTCCTTGCGCCGCGAGCGGGACCGCCTGGGCGTGAGGGAGCTGCTGCTCGCCGCGTTGGACCTGACGGGTTATCGCGAAGCGCTCGCGGGCTCTCCCTACGCGGAACAGGCGAGCGCCAACGTGGAGAAGTTGCTGTCGCTCGCATCCCGTCGTGACGAGCGCGGCACGGGTGGCTGCGTGGCCTTCGCGCGCGAGCTGCGAATGCTGGCCGAGTCCACTCCCAACGAGGCGCAAGCGGACCTGCTGGACGCGGGAGATCCGCGCGCGGTGCAACTGCTCACCATCCACCGTGCCAAGGGCTTGGAGTGGCCCGTCGTCGTGGTACCGGGAATGGGTGGTCGGCGTCGGAGCACCTCGGCGCGTGCTCACTTCGAGCGCTCGCACGGCATCGCACTGCGGCCCTGGGTGACCGACTCGGTGGAGAGCTACACGTCCAACCGCTTCGAGGCGGTGCGGCAGGAGCTCAAGTCACGCGAGGACGCCGAGTATCGCCGCCTGCTCTACGTGGCCCTCACGCGCGCGAAGGACCTGCTCATCCTCTCGGGTGGAGAAGAGCCTCGTTCGGGCAAGGACTCGTGGTGGCACCTCGTCGACGCACGACTGGAGGACGTCGCCACGCGTGAGCTCGTCTCGGACGTGGATGTGGACGACCTGCCTCCGCCCGCGGACCCCGAGCCTCCTGGGCCCGAGGAGCTCGCTCGCGCGGGGGCACGCGTGGAGGCGGCGCTCCTGCGCGTGCGCGGTGGTTCCCTCGAGATGAGCGAGGCTCCCGGACGCATCAGTGTTCCGGTGAGCGCGGTGCAGGACTTCCTCGTGTGTCCTCGCCGCTTCCACTACGTGCATCGGCTCGGACTGCGGGGCGCGGCGTGGCCGTGGGAGACGCCCACCCGGACCGAGCCACTCCTCGTCGAGCCCGATGGCTGGATGTCCACGAAGAGTCCGGATGCGCTCGTGCGCGAGCTGCTGCGGCGCGCGGACCTGCGGCTGTGCGCGACGCGTGACGTGGACGTGACGGAGCGCCGCGCGCATCTCGAGTCCCTGCTGCGCACGGCGGGGATGCTCCCCGAGGAGGAGGGCATGGAGGCGGTGCTCGACACCGTCGAGCGCTTCCTCCGCACGGACTTCGCCCGCGCGCTGGCGGAGTCTCCTTCGCGAGAGGTGCATCGAGGCCTGTCGTTCTCGCTGGCCCTGGAGGAGGACGAAGACCTCTCCCTGGAGGGCGAGGTGGATGTTCTGTGGGAGTCACCTCGCGGAGAGGCTGTGTTGATTGCCTACAAGTCGGGTAGTCGACACCCGCTGGGGCCCGCCGCGTACACCCATGAGCTGACGGCGCTGGAGCTGGTGGCTCGACGCATGGTGCGGCCGGGCGTGCCCATCCGTGTGGGCGTGGTGTTCCTCGCGGAGGCGAAGCCCGAGCCCGAGTGGAGAGTGGACAAGGAAGGGCTCGAGGACGCGGCGGTCCGGCTCGCCGGGGCGGCTCGGGCGTTGGCCCGAGGGGAAGTCCGTGGTGCATGGTCGGGACGTGAGAGGCCGACCTGCCAGGCCCTGCATTGTGGCTTTTCGGAACACTGTCACCCGGCCCCTTCCGCGTGCTAA
- a CDS encoding PD-(D/E)XK nuclease family protein produces MARPLRTLHVFPDAGRRQAALRAERNPRGLSMGTDLLTWDELLQAMGGARELNRRPCPAVGARAVMASLGAKLGSTPFGDYVREPAFARAALEVVLDLKAGRLSPRELQDAVEVLPPERQKHMRVLARLYHFYEQKLAELGFADREDVMRGAREALGRGAWPEGWDGVGALVLHGVYDVRPSGLELLLALAAACESRRVALRVETPVGGSPVADAALASLFRAFENRGESMPHVDLFKADVTFESRPFIDLGRFAFSPHAPRDVLKDAHPQPRVWSAATARDEARLVARDVRRLIAEGASPSDIAIAYRELGPEAGWLAESLGELGVPVRLPWGEPLALAGPVRLALELPLLVEDGFPAERVAELVGSRYAHTLSNGGPESPASLFALAAVRDDRLGAQRGRGAYDVRLDGLARRLQALQGAQKKDGNARIHAVRVLRERCALLMGACRRIPVEGTVEELLTAWWQVAVYLGFSNSEGVLEAREDGGLAARALDARARDDAAREALRSRVQGLLRTLKAVGGGPVLRRRTFGRWLRDAMTDAYLPARGPRGAAVEVLEAAEVPGRSFRHLFLAGLTEGRFPGRDAPSPLLGDAERSALNKHLGRDVFRLTGGEFEDRAPWRLTEDRLLFSSALAAAEETLSLSFAMEGAGGQEQVPSSFLEEVRRLTALKWTPRSLPPIPPLDEVLTESELRRCVALEALAQPKLRVTEPDAAAPLLKRHFDKEAWYSGARELSLVEVERLYFFGDPNRKPGKYTGSVDGNTLRESLREAFRFDLTRPLSASALARFGNCGFQGFLSYGLKVAEPDRPGEEFDARGRGTFWHRVVEEVFQSLKQHQLLGKAPEEIPEEVLDAALQSAVAHFEKFHHVGHPALWKLAHERARAMARRILVDERRGLPFERMVPEGFELQFGPAAVDDRWRHVVLPIEGDAIVFEGKIDRLDVSGSEVGVIDYKSGRLDKNELKKKLLTSDFQLPLYLFAARESGHANAREAAWFSLRTGNTIHLSEVIPAQELDELLSTDPEVRAKVAAKEGGRNLPNAVESLVRTLREGQFAARPQDCGTCGFRAVCRITERRMTEEGG; encoded by the coding sequence GAAGGCGGGGCGCCTGTCTCCGCGTGAGTTGCAAGACGCGGTGGAGGTCCTCCCGCCCGAGCGGCAGAAGCACATGCGCGTGCTCGCGCGGCTCTACCACTTCTACGAGCAGAAGCTGGCGGAGCTGGGGTTCGCGGACCGCGAGGACGTGATGCGCGGAGCGCGCGAGGCGCTCGGCCGGGGCGCTTGGCCCGAGGGTTGGGACGGCGTGGGGGCGCTCGTCCTCCATGGGGTCTACGACGTGCGCCCCTCGGGCCTCGAGTTGCTGCTGGCGTTGGCGGCGGCGTGTGAGTCGCGGCGCGTGGCGCTGCGGGTGGAGACGCCCGTGGGTGGCTCGCCCGTGGCGGACGCGGCGCTGGCCTCGTTGTTCCGGGCCTTCGAGAACCGGGGCGAGTCCATGCCGCACGTCGACCTCTTCAAGGCCGACGTCACCTTCGAGTCCCGGCCGTTCATCGACCTGGGTCGCTTCGCCTTCTCGCCTCATGCACCGCGAGATGTGCTGAAGGACGCTCACCCCCAGCCGCGTGTGTGGAGCGCGGCGACGGCGCGCGACGAGGCCCGGCTGGTGGCGCGAGATGTCCGCAGGCTCATCGCGGAAGGCGCCTCGCCGTCGGACATCGCGATTGCCTATCGCGAGCTGGGACCGGAGGCCGGGTGGTTGGCCGAGTCGTTGGGCGAGCTGGGCGTGCCCGTGCGTCTGCCTTGGGGCGAGCCCCTCGCGTTGGCGGGGCCGGTGCGATTGGCGTTGGAGCTGCCGCTGCTCGTGGAGGACGGCTTCCCCGCGGAGCGAGTCGCGGAGCTCGTGGGCAGCCGCTACGCCCACACGTTGTCGAACGGAGGCCCGGAGTCTCCCGCGAGCCTCTTCGCCCTGGCGGCCGTGCGTGATGACCGGCTGGGCGCGCAGCGTGGGCGAGGCGCCTACGACGTGCGTCTGGACGGGCTCGCGCGAAGGCTCCAAGCCCTTCAGGGCGCGCAGAAGAAGGATGGCAACGCGCGCATCCATGCGGTGCGGGTGTTGCGCGAACGCTGTGCGCTGCTGATGGGTGCCTGCCGTCGCATTCCCGTGGAGGGGACGGTCGAGGAGCTGCTGACCGCGTGGTGGCAGGTGGCGGTCTACCTCGGGTTCTCGAACTCGGAAGGAGTGCTGGAGGCGCGCGAGGATGGCGGCCTGGCGGCGAGAGCCTTGGATGCGCGGGCGCGGGACGACGCCGCTCGCGAGGCGCTTCGGTCGCGAGTCCAGGGGCTGCTGCGGACGTTGAAGGCGGTGGGCGGAGGCCCGGTGTTGCGTCGTCGGACGTTCGGACGCTGGCTGCGTGACGCGATGACGGACGCGTATCTGCCGGCCCGAGGCCCCCGAGGCGCGGCGGTGGAGGTGCTCGAGGCCGCCGAGGTGCCCGGTCGCTCCTTCCGCCATCTCTTCCTCGCGGGGCTGACCGAGGGACGCTTCCCCGGACGTGACGCGCCGTCGCCGTTGTTGGGCGATGCGGAGCGCTCGGCGCTCAACAAGCACCTGGGGCGGGATGTGTTCCGACTGACGGGCGGAGAGTTCGAGGACCGCGCGCCGTGGCGGCTCACCGAGGACCGGCTGCTCTTCTCCAGTGCGCTCGCCGCGGCGGAGGAGACGTTGAGTCTGTCCTTCGCGATGGAAGGCGCGGGAGGCCAGGAGCAGGTGCCGTCCTCGTTCCTCGAAGAGGTGCGAAGGCTCACCGCGCTGAAGTGGACGCCGCGCTCGCTGCCGCCCATTCCTCCGTTGGACGAGGTGCTGACCGAGTCCGAACTGCGCCGCTGCGTGGCGCTGGAGGCGTTGGCGCAACCCAAGTTGCGTGTCACCGAGCCTGACGCGGCGGCGCCCTTGCTCAAGCGTCACTTCGACAAGGAGGCCTGGTACTCGGGCGCGCGGGAGCTGTCGCTCGTCGAGGTGGAGCGGCTGTACTTCTTCGGGGACCCGAACCGGAAGCCGGGGAAGTACACCGGCTCGGTGGATGGGAACACGCTGCGCGAGTCCCTGCGCGAGGCGTTCCGTTTCGACCTCACGCGGCCCTTGTCCGCGTCCGCGCTCGCGCGCTTCGGCAACTGTGGCTTCCAGGGCTTCCTCTCGTACGGGTTGAAGGTGGCGGAGCCGGACCGTCCGGGCGAGGAGTTCGACGCGAGAGGGCGAGGCACCTTCTGGCACCGCGTCGTCGAGGAGGTCTTCCAGTCGCTCAAGCAGCACCAGTTGTTGGGCAAGGCGCCGGAGGAGATTCCCGAGGAGGTGCTGGACGCCGCGCTCCAATCCGCGGTGGCGCACTTCGAGAAGTTCCACCACGTGGGCCACCCCGCGCTGTGGAAGCTGGCGCATGAGCGGGCTCGGGCGATGGCTCGGCGCATCCTCGTGGATGAGCGGCGCGGGTTGCCCTTCGAGCGGATGGTTCCGGAGGGCTTCGAGCTCCAGTTCGGCCCCGCCGCCGTGGACGACCGTTGGCGCCATGTGGTCCTCCCCATCGAGGGGGATGCCATCGTCTTCGAGGGGAAGATCGACCGGCTCGATGTGTCGGGCTCGGAGGTGGGCGTCATCGACTACAAGTCCGGGCGCCTGGACAAGAACGAGCTGAAGAAGAAGCTGCTCACGTCCGACTTCCAGTTGCCGTTGTATCTCTTCGCGGCACGAGAGAGCGGGCACGCGAATGCGCGTGAGGCCGCGTGGTTCTCGCTGCGCACGGGCAACACCATCCACCTGTCGGAGGTCATCCCCGCGCAGGAGCTGGACGAGCTGTTGTCCACGGACCCGGAGGTGCGTGCGAAGGTGGCGGCCAAGGAAGGGGGGCGCAATCTCCCCAACGCGGTGGAGTCCCTCGTCCGCACGTTGCGCGAGGGCCAGTTCGCCGCGAGGCCACAGGACTGTGGAACGTGTGGCTTCCGCGCGGTGTGCCGAATCACCGAGCGCCGGATGACGGAGGAGGGGGGATGA